A portion of the Bacillus oleivorans genome contains these proteins:
- a CDS encoding RHS repeat-associated core domain-containing protein, whose amino-acid sequence MGGITSYQYNTQGLVSTIQDANGQTTSFGYSLRGQLTSETNALGYQTTYQYDAAGQMTQVNQPNGMTVAYNYNPIGLVSSIESNGERYEFGYDALGQMTTMTAPFSTDQYTYDGAGQLIRQYNVNLDKAIDYVYDPAGNLVQLTNSEDRTTTYTYDERNLITSVQDPDENITTFAYDALGREVERGLANGNRITNSYDKDGNLLNITNHGNSDILSSFTYEYDVAGNRVKQIEEDGAVSTYTYDALNRLTEVTYPKEKILGLKNEPDTPPEGSTEGNVDSKEDTTTEEAEEPKEDQPVAASNIEVSVYPVTAANNENNGNGNGNGNGKGNGQQPFADCTANESSTGNIKGKGPNNGNGPFNNPGQGNKFVLYKKWGENPELKEQMDVTETVYLYQGFSTNIHKEYSVSGSPYAEYYMGANNQLVSRKMFGYHGLSNPSHDPNLKATGGMLYYQYDGLNTVSAVTDRHGDIIENYRYDVFGGITTGITAPYNVNAYTSQRYDDKAGLIDMNARWYDPTVGRFLTQDTYRGDMMNPLTLNRYSYVLNNPVNMWDPTGHYPESIADDGMTKGDSYHIPGIPDWVANKVRFHSEQTNVTPSSYTQKYWQYQGYNRVYLDKSFEIKQHESYEYLIISYEANVSDTWFYNYSEAIFEILEEGALFPRYTVENEPVEFKRQGTINWSHEIWAEELAGKIQALLAGKYQPPHDANFTRQSTWAKGFYKVIFLDEAVTI is encoded by the coding sequence TTGGGCGGAATCACATCCTACCAATACAATACACAAGGCTTAGTCAGCACGATCCAAGACGCAAATGGCCAAACCACATCATTCGGATACAGCCTTAGAGGACAACTAACAAGTGAAACGAATGCCTTAGGTTATCAGACAACCTATCAATATGACGCAGCGGGTCAAATGACTCAAGTCAATCAGCCAAATGGAATGACTGTCGCTTATAACTACAATCCAATCGGCTTAGTTTCTTCGATTGAATCAAATGGAGAGCGTTACGAATTTGGCTATGATGCACTTGGACAAATGACAACGATGACAGCTCCTTTCTCAACCGATCAATACACCTATGATGGAGCTGGTCAGTTAATCCGGCAGTACAATGTGAATCTTGATAAAGCGATAGACTACGTCTATGATCCTGCCGGTAATTTGGTTCAGCTAACAAACAGTGAAGACCGGACAACTACCTATACGTACGATGAAAGAAACCTGATTACAAGTGTCCAAGACCCAGATGAAAATATAACAACCTTTGCCTATGATGCGCTTGGACGTGAAGTTGAACGAGGCCTAGCAAATGGTAACCGGATTACAAATTCCTATGATAAGGACGGCAACTTACTCAATATTACGAACCATGGAAATAGCGACATTCTTTCTTCCTTTACGTACGAATACGATGTTGCTGGCAACCGGGTGAAACAAATTGAAGAAGACGGGGCTGTTTCGACCTACACCTATGATGCACTAAACCGATTAACCGAAGTGACCTATCCGAAGGAGAAAATCTTAGGTTTGAAAAATGAACCGGATACACCACCTGAAGGCAGCACGGAAGGTAATGTTGACTCGAAAGAAGATACTACAACCGAAGAAGCAGAAGAACCTAAAGAGGACCAACCGGTTGCAGCATCGAATATAGAAGTATCCGTTTACCCAGTCACGGCTGCTAATAATGAGAACAATGGAAATGGCAATGGTAACGGTAATGGAAAAGGAAATGGACAACAACCATTTGCAGATTGTACTGCAAATGAATCAAGCACTGGAAACATAAAAGGAAAAGGACCTAACAATGGAAACGGACCATTTAACAACCCAGGTCAAGGCAATAAATTCGTTCTCTACAAAAAATGGGGAGAAAATCCTGAACTAAAAGAACAAATGGATGTAACTGAAACCGTCTACCTATACCAAGGCTTCTCAACCAACATCCATAAAGAATACAGTGTCTCAGGTTCGCCATACGCCGAATACTACATGGGTGCCAACAACCAGCTCGTATCCCGGAAAATGTTCGGATACCATGGTCTCAGCAACCCATCCCATGATCCAAACCTAAAAGCAACCGGCGGCATGCTCTACTACCAGTACGATGGCTTAAATACTGTCAGTGCAGTAACCGACCGTCACGGCGACATCATTGAAAACTATCGCTACGACGTCTTCGGCGGCATCACAACCGGTATCACAGCGCCATACAATGTCAATGCCTATACAAGCCAGCGCTACGACGACAAAGCCGGACTCATCGACATGAACGCCCGATGGTATGACCCAACCGTTGGACGTTTCTTAACACAAGACACCTACCGTGGCGACATGATGAATCCGTTGACATTGAACCGTTATTCTTATGTATTGAACAATCCGGTTAATATGTGGGATCCGACGGGACATTATCCTGAATCGATTGCTGATGATGGCATGACTAAAGGAGATAGTTACCATATCCCTGGTATCCCTGATTGGGTAGCGAATAAAGTACGTTTTCATTCTGAACAAACGAATGTGACTCCTTCGTCCTATACGCAGAAATATTGGCAATATCAGGGTTATAATCGTGTATATTTAGACAAGAGTTTTGAAATCAAACAGCATGAAAGCTATGAGTATCTTATTATCTCTTATGAAGCTAATGTATCGGATACATGGTTTTATAACTATTCAGAAGCAATTTTTGAGATTCTTGAAGAAGGTGCCTTATTCCCAAGATATACGGTTGAGAATGAGCCTGTTGAATTTAAGCGACAGGGGACTATTAATTGGTCTCATGAAATATGGGCGGAAGAACTTGCTGGAAAAATTCAAGCATTGCTCGCCGGGAAATATCAACCGCCACACGACGCAAACTTTACAAGACAAAGTACGTGGGCAAAAGGGTTCTATAAAGTTATTTTCCTAGATGAAGCGGTAACTATTTAA
- a CDS encoding MerR family transcriptional regulator gives MIIAGKKYWKVGELAKLTGLTVRTLRYYDQIGLYSPSEYSNSGYRLYNESDLSRLQQILALKELGLSLDEVKSILADDNYNPFEIVSLQIDRLREHIRIQQKLLKELQNVSSLMEMEEPLAVEDFTKLLSMMKKSHEKFFTERQSSMEHHFDKLDDFLDKHSNEPT, from the coding sequence ATGATCATTGCAGGAAAGAAATATTGGAAAGTTGGGGAACTTGCCAAATTAACAGGGCTAACCGTTCGAACATTGCGGTATTATGATCAAATTGGCTTGTATTCTCCATCTGAATATTCTAACTCAGGATACAGGTTGTATAACGAATCTGACCTTTCACGTCTACAACAAATTCTCGCTTTAAAGGAACTAGGTTTATCACTCGATGAAGTTAAATCGATTCTAGCTGATGACAATTACAATCCATTCGAAATTGTATCGCTTCAAATTGATCGACTTAGAGAACATATCAGAATTCAACAGAAGCTTTTAAAAGAATTACAAAATGTATCGAGTCTGATGGAAATGGAAGAGCCGTTGGCCGTTGAAGATTTCACAAAATTATTAAGCATGATGAAAAAGAGCCATGAAAAGTTTTTTACTGAACGACAATCAAGTATGGAGCACCACTTCGACAAGCTTGACGACTTTCTCGACAAGCATTCAAATGAACCAACCTAA
- a CDS encoding SRPBCC family protein, with protein sequence MNKHFATHDTFVIEKSYNAPPKRVFAAWADPAAKAKWFPKADEFDFRVGGREYNQGGPKGGPVYTFDACYQEIVPDQRIVYSYTMDLDETRISVSVTTVEFKHAEAGTQLIYTEQGVLLDGHDTAAQREHGTKIMLDKLGEYLQKESSVVKNQ encoded by the coding sequence ATGAACAAACACTTTGCAACACACGACACTTTTGTCATTGAAAAGTCCTATAATGCTCCACCTAAACGAGTGTTCGCCGCCTGGGCCGATCCCGCAGCCAAGGCAAAGTGGTTTCCGAAAGCTGACGAATTCGACTTTCGAGTTGGCGGGCGCGAGTACAATCAAGGTGGTCCCAAAGGAGGACCAGTTTATACTTTTGATGCTTGCTATCAGGAGATTGTTCCGGATCAGCGTATCGTCTATTCCTATACGATGGATCTTGATGAAACACGTATATCGGTATCCGTGACCACGGTGGAGTTCAAGCATGCAGAAGCTGGCACTCAGCTCATCTACACCGAGCAAGGAGTCTTACTCGACGGCCATGATACGGCAGCTCAGCGTGAACACGGCACGAAGATCATGCTTGACAAACTGGGCGAGTATTTGCAGAAAGAGTCATCTGTGGTGAAAAATCAATGA
- a CDS encoding MFS transporter, whose protein sequence is MTNPMTGSNQQAGIREWIGLAVLVLASLLVAIDLFVLVLALPYLSADLGASSIEQLWIMDIYVFMVAGFLITMGTLGDRIGRRKLLLIGAATFGIGSLIAAFSTSPEMLIGARALLGVSGATLAPSTLALISNMFISSSQRAVAISIWMVGAMVGAAIGPLVGGVMLENFWWGSVFLLGVPAMVLLLLLGPFLLPEYRDTNAGRIDLASVFLSLAAIFPIIYGIKELSKDGWQTLSIVAIIFGLIVSAIFIRRQRALSDPLLDLHLFSSRTISTALGGQLFVPMLMGVIMLLVTQYLQLVEGLTPLRTALWMLPVVAAQIISFMMSPILARRIRPAYLIGAGLTFSVTGLLLLTQVNGASDFAILVTGYALTNFGGGPIMTLSTDMIVGSAPSEKAGLAGAMSQTSAEFGFALGLAVLGSIGTAVYRNQIADNIPVDTPPEVANAARDTLVGATEAAQKLSDPLGTELLAIAREAFTSGMNTVATVSAIMLIGVSIFTVLLLRHILPSGATHPEQDNSVPASATSTDQNPS, encoded by the coding sequence ATGACGAATCCTATGACCGGGTCTAACCAGCAGGCGGGCATACGGGAGTGGATCGGGCTGGCCGTACTGGTTTTGGCATCCCTGCTTGTTGCAATTGATCTCTTCGTGCTGGTTTTGGCGCTACCATATTTGAGTGCAGACCTGGGTGCCAGTAGTATTGAACAATTGTGGATTATGGACATATATGTGTTCATGGTAGCTGGGTTTTTGATTACGATGGGAACACTGGGGGATCGAATCGGTCGTCGTAAACTACTTTTGATCGGTGCGGCTACATTCGGAATTGGTTCACTGATTGCCGCATTCTCCACAAGTCCTGAAATGTTGATTGGGGCCCGCGCTTTGCTCGGGGTTTCTGGAGCTACTCTTGCTCCCTCTACTCTGGCATTGATCAGTAACATGTTTATCTCCTCCAGCCAACGTGCTGTAGCTATCAGTATTTGGATGGTCGGTGCCATGGTTGGCGCTGCCATCGGTCCATTAGTTGGTGGAGTAATGCTGGAAAATTTCTGGTGGGGATCAGTGTTCCTACTGGGTGTACCGGCGATGGTGCTGTTACTTCTACTCGGACCGTTCCTATTACCGGAGTATCGCGACACTAATGCCGGCCGCATCGACCTGGCCAGTGTGTTCCTGTCACTGGCTGCAATCTTTCCAATCATATATGGAATTAAAGAACTGTCAAAGGACGGTTGGCAAACGTTGAGTATCGTAGCGATAATATTCGGCTTAATTGTTAGTGCGATATTCATACGACGACAGCGAGCACTGAGTGATCCATTGTTAGACCTGCACCTGTTTTCCAGCCGTACGATAAGTACTGCATTGGGAGGACAGTTGTTCGTTCCCATGCTGATGGGTGTGATTATGTTACTCGTCACTCAATATCTCCAACTGGTTGAGGGACTGACACCATTAAGAACAGCCCTGTGGATGCTGCCCGTAGTAGCAGCACAAATTATTAGTTTCATGATGTCCCCAATCCTGGCACGTCGAATACGACCTGCTTACCTGATTGGGGCAGGATTAACGTTCTCAGTGACAGGCCTCCTTTTACTTACCCAGGTTAATGGAGCTTCAGATTTTGCAATATTAGTGACAGGTTATGCTCTTACCAACTTCGGGGGTGGACCAATAATGACACTGTCCACTGATATGATAGTTGGATCAGCTCCATCTGAGAAGGCGGGATTAGCAGGTGCGATGTCTCAGACAAGTGCAGAGTTTGGCTTCGCATTAGGACTTGCTGTACTGGGAAGTATCGGAACAGCTGTGTACCGTAACCAGATTGCTGACAACATTCCAGTTGATACTCCACCTGAGGTGGCCAATGCTGCTCGTGACACCCTGGTAGGTGCTACGGAAGCAGCCCAAAAACTCTCTGATCCACTGGGTACGGAACTTCTTGCCATCGCTAGAGAAGCTTTCACCAGTGGAATGAATACAGTCGCGACAGTAAGTGCAATCATGTTGATTGGAGTATCAATTTTCACTGTGTTACTACTGCGGCATATTCTACCAAGTGGAGCAACTCATCCAGAACAGGACAACAGCGTTCCAGCAAGCGCAACTAGCACAGACCAAAATCCAAGCTAG
- a CDS encoding helicase-related protein: MEQLEALYQRAIENTKKLVDADIDSYLGSQEDMSSFEQYVRERGPYITQLWLNVWLNLTNSHLSKAEKKFYLSEAGFAVDGMAKKLINDLFRTEMRSYKSFDVLEWLKATYAHKKELWNERYEKARAAYLIEEEERQRRERMKKMRGKLEREIHKLLQQNEEKLYIWVRYSFALQMKKDVNRTGYVPSSKFINIETFLEELSEPPYQTFHWRQNDYFEKYERIINEQLFDYAPKLIKNAVSPYIFNQFRETFNQALTENLLKEMLEEILFDSAIDIFEYLLEEYYFDLVKLAELPFDEVAHLEIYEQDVASREQKIEEEKAEIRRKQEVEARMIEDIFGREYHTSTIRNIQYVLHIGETNTGKTFHALEKMKAAESGLYLAPLRLLALEVYDKLNSEGTPCSLKTGEEEKIIPGANHISCTVEMFHEKDYYDVVVIDEAQMIADKDRGFSWFKAITKANAREVHIIGSRNVKELLLSLLEDAPVEINEYSRDIPLEIESNTFTLKHSKKGDALVCFSRRRVLETASILQSYGHSVSMIYGSMPPETRKKQIERFINGDTRVIVATDAIGMGLNLPIQRIVFLENEKFDGTRRRRLTSQEVKQIAGRAGRKGIYNVGKVAFTTDIKHIV, translated from the coding sequence ATGGAACAGTTAGAAGCTCTTTATCAGCGTGCGATAGAAAATACAAAGAAATTAGTAGATGCGGATATCGACAGCTATTTAGGAAGTCAGGAGGATATGTCTTCTTTCGAACAATATGTACGCGAGAGAGGTCCTTATATTACACAGCTTTGGTTGAATGTGTGGCTCAATTTAACCAATAGTCATTTGTCCAAAGCAGAAAAAAAGTTTTATTTGAGTGAGGCTGGGTTCGCGGTTGATGGCATGGCCAAAAAGCTCATCAATGACCTGTTCCGAACTGAAATGAGAAGCTACAAAAGCTTTGATGTACTCGAATGGCTGAAAGCAACCTATGCTCACAAAAAAGAGCTTTGGAATGAACGATACGAAAAAGCAAGAGCCGCTTACCTGATTGAAGAAGAAGAACGCCAGCGCAGAGAAAGAATGAAAAAAATGAGAGGGAAATTAGAGAGGGAGATTCACAAGCTTTTACAACAAAACGAAGAAAAATTATACATATGGGTTCGCTATTCATTCGCTCTTCAAATGAAGAAGGATGTGAATCGAACAGGCTATGTACCATCATCTAAGTTTATCAATATTGAGACCTTCTTAGAAGAATTGTCTGAACCTCCTTATCAGACCTTCCATTGGAGGCAGAATGATTATTTCGAGAAATATGAACGGATTATAAATGAACAGCTTTTCGATTATGCGCCAAAATTGATTAAGAATGCAGTTTCTCCCTATATATTTAACCAGTTTCGTGAAACCTTTAATCAAGCTTTGACTGAAAATCTTCTAAAAGAAATGCTCGAAGAAATCTTATTTGATTCAGCCATTGATATTTTTGAATATCTTTTAGAGGAATATTATTTTGATTTGGTTAAATTAGCAGAATTACCTTTTGATGAAGTGGCCCATTTAGAAATATATGAACAGGATGTAGCAAGCCGCGAGCAAAAAATCGAGGAAGAAAAGGCTGAAATTAGGCGAAAACAGGAAGTAGAAGCTCGCATGATTGAGGATATTTTCGGCAGGGAGTATCATACATCCACGATCCGAAATATCCAATATGTTCTTCACATTGGCGAAACGAACACGGGTAAGACATTTCATGCGTTAGAGAAAATGAAAGCAGCTGAAAGCGGACTATATCTTGCCCCGCTCCGCCTGTTAGCATTAGAAGTTTACGATAAATTGAATTCTGAGGGTACTCCCTGTTCTTTAAAAACGGGGGAAGAGGAAAAAATTATACCCGGAGCCAATCATATTTCTTGTACGGTAGAAATGTTTCATGAGAAGGATTATTACGATGTTGTTGTGATTGATGAAGCGCAAATGATCGCAGATAAGGACCGTGGTTTCTCATGGTTTAAGGCGATTACAAAAGCCAATGCAAGGGAAGTCCATATTATCGGGAGCCGAAATGTAAAGGAGCTGCTTTTGTCATTATTAGAAGATGCACCTGTAGAAATCAATGAATACTCCAGGGATATTCCGCTTGAAATCGAATCTAACACGTTTACCCTAAAACATTCAAAGAAAGGAGATGCACTTGTTTGCTTCTCCAGAAGACGAGTTTTGGAAACTGCCTCGATTCTTCAGTCATATGGACATTCCGTCAGTATGATTTATGGAAGTATGCCCCCAGAGACGCGCAAGAAACAAATCGAACGATTTATAAATGGTGATACTCGGGTAATTGTGGCGACAGATGCGATTGGAATGGGCTTAAACCTTCCAATTCAGCGGATTGTGTTCTTGGAAAATGAAAAGTTCGATGGGACAAGGAGAAGGCGGTTAACTTCCCAAGAAGTGAAACAAATCGCTGGCCGTGCGGGCAGAAAAGGAATTTATAACGTTGGGAAAGTGGCATTTACAACCGATATTAAACACATTGTCTAA